Within uncultured Methanoregula sp., the genomic segment ATGACATGGTACACATACCTCATCCGATCGGTTGCAATCCGGATCGTATACAATTCATTCATGATTGACACGCTGGTACAGCATGGTGATATTGACAAGATTGACAGGATTTCCTATTAAAGATATGGCTCGATGCAATTGGCAAGGTTGCTACTGTGTGCGTCCGGGCGGGGCCGGGCTTGTGGTGATTGAGTGGACCCGGGACCGGATGGGGACCAGGCCCATTGTCAATTGCCGGAACCGGGGGTACTGAGAATTGCCCGCGTATCCGCAATTTGTAGCCGATCAGATCCAGTTTCCGAGAACTGCAATACCAAATCCGATGATAATAAGTCCGGAAATCCGGTTTATCCATTGCAGGGTACTGGAATGAATCTTTTCGCGAATCGAACCAAAACCCAAACTCAGGATTGCATACCAGAGCACTGAACCGAAGAATATTCCGATTACCAGTAGAGATGTTGAGAGATAATTATTTCCCGTAATCCCACCGCCGAGCCCGGCCATAATCCCTGCAAACATGATGATGGTCATCGGGTTCATCAGAGTCAGTACGAATGTTGAATAATATGCCCGGATGAGACCGCTTCCATTTTCGGAAGTCAGCTTTTCGGAGGTTTGGGTGAACAGGGTCTGGAGCCCGAGGCAGACCAGAATACCTCCTCCGAAAATGTGCAGCCATGTCATATGGTCAAGCAGGAAACCGGAAATAATCGTTAAACCGAATCCAATTACGCATGCATACAAAAAATCAGCGGTTGCTGCTCCAAGTCCGGAAACAAAACCTGTCATCCATCCTTCGGTTAATGTTCGTTTGATGCATAAAATCCCAATAGGTCCTATCGTCGCAGCGAATGAAAAACCGATAATAATACCCATTACGAGGAAATCTACGTTCATTATCGGTAACCTGCCTGACTGAATCCTGTATTGTCTCCGAAAAGTGAACTTTTTTTATTGGCTCTTTCTGCCAAGATCATCATCGCTGTTTCATTGACAAATACCTTTTCCATGTGCTGCTCTCCCGTTAATATTCCGTCGGAGGGACCCGGCGGGTTGAGTCTCCTGCCGGTTGTAGAACAAAAAGAGCTGATGATGCTTCGGTCATATCCACTCACCTTCCCTGTCTAACCGCGTGCGTGTGGTGCGGGGCCGGTATTGATTGGGCGGACCCGGGACCGATCTACTATTAAGGCATGGCCCGGGACATGTCGTTCAAGTGAAGGAGAAGACCATGCATTTTTTACCGTCCGAAGACTATCATCTTTTATCGGAACCATGACATCGGGTGGGGAGATACGGGAAGTCCTGCGGAAATGCCTGCCGGAGATCCATGAAAAATACGGCGTGACGTCCATCGGTATCTTTGGATCCTACGCTCGCGGAGAAGCAGCCCCGGCCAGTGATATCGATATCATCGTTGAATTCGATCGCCCGATCGGCTGGGAGCTGGTCGACCTCACCGATTATCTCGAATCTGTTCTCCATCACAAAGTAGACCTGGTTATACGGAGATCCCTTCATCCCCTGATCCGGGATACTATCCTCGCCGAGGTTCAGTACGCATGACCGCCCGGTCTCCCGCATTGTACCTTTCAGAAATTGTAGCTTCGATGGATAAGATCGAACGTTACGTTGCCGGATTATCCTACGATGAATTCATTCTTCGCGAGCAGACGGTCGATGCAGTTGAGCGAAACATTGAGAAGATCGGCGAAGCTGCGGCGGCGATTCCCGATGATGTCAGGAGCCGGCATCCCGAGGTGCCCTGGAAAACGATCGTCGGCCTGAGAAACAAGGTTATTCATCATTATTTTGCCGTAGATCACGAAGTTATCTGGCAGATTGTTACGAAGAATATCCCGGCGACCAAAGGAAAGATTGCCGAGATCCTCCGGGAATATTCACGGTGACCAACCGGTCATCCCCTCCCGTGGCAGGCCGCGTGCGTCTGGGCGGGGCCGGGCTTTGTACTGATTGGGCGGACCCGGAACCTGATGGGGAGAAAGCTGTCGTCAAGCGCTGGTACAGAGGACGCTTTGATCCGCGGCTACCCGCTACCTGATGATTGTTCCTGACAAAAGCGATTGCCATTCCTGCACTGCCGGAGATTCATACCCGATAAAAAAAATCTGAGCAGAGTCCGTACCATTTTTTCAATCAGGCTCCGCAAAAAAGATTCGGAAAATTTTCAAAAATATTTTTTTGGAAACGTTTTCCCGGCAAATCTCCCGGAAAATATTCCCCTCTCAAAAAAATTATGGCGCTGCGTATGGCGCTGACTCGTTCATCCCCAGGAAGTCGAGCCCGTTCATCCCGTACTCGACCGGTGCCTCCTGGGACCCGATATGCGGAAGTCCCTTGAACCGCACGAGCCACGAGCCGTTGATCTGCGTGGTCATCCTGGCTGCAACTGCATCGGGCGTAATGACATCGGCCGTACCTTCAACCATCATGACACTCTTCTGGATGCCGGGCAGCTTGTCCCATGACCCGTTCCAGGCGAGGTCCGCTTCAGCTTCATGCCGTATCCCCGCAGGATAGGTTGAATTGGGAGCGGCAACCGATTCGAGAATGCCAAGCAGTGTTTTTGTTTCGGGGATACGGACGCTGTAGGAAACGGAATCGAGGACCAGTTTCCGGACGCGTTCGGGGTGATCGATGACCAGTTGCTGGGCGATCGAAGATCCCATGGAGACGCCGTACACGTTCATGCTGTCATACCCGAGAGCGGGCATGATCGCGGCAGCGTCATCAGCGTACAGGGCAACGGTATGCGTCCCATTACTGTCGCTGCTGTATCCCATTCCCCGGTGGTCGTAGGTATAGACATGGTATTTCGTAGCAAGGATGCCGATGAACGTCTGGTTCCAGGAATCGATGGTCTCGCCGAATCCCGCAAGCATCAGGAGCGGTTCGCCGGATCCGAATTCCCGGTATCCCAGGGAAACCCCGTTGACCTGGACGTGCTTTACGGGAGTTGCGTTGAACGATACGGTCGGATAGTTGTGCGACGGCGTGACCTGTGGCTGGGCAGGGGCGCTGGATGTACTTGTGCAGCCCGCCATAGCGATGAGGCAGATGGTGAGAGCAATGGT encodes:
- a CDS encoding DUF86 domain-containing protein, with the translated sequence MTARSPALYLSEIVASMDKIERYVAGLSYDEFILREQTVDAVERNIEKIGEAAAAIPDDVRSRHPEVPWKTIVGLRNKVIHHYFAVDHEVIWQIVTKNIPATKGKIAEILREYSR
- a CDS encoding nucleotidyltransferase family protein, whose protein sequence is MTSGGEIREVLRKCLPEIHEKYGVTSIGIFGSYARGEAAPASDIDIIVEFDRPIGWELVDLTDYLESVLHHKVDLVIRRSLHPLIRDTILAEVQYA
- a CDS encoding LysE family transporter; its protein translation is MNVDFLVMGIIIGFSFAATIGPIGILCIKRTLTEGWMTGFVSGLGAATADFLYACVIGFGLTIISGFLLDHMTWLHIFGGGILVCLGLQTLFTQTSEKLTSENGSGLIRAYYSTFVLTLMNPMTIIMFAGIMAGLGGGITGNNYLSTSLLVIGIFFGSVLWYAILSLGFGSIREKIHSSTLQWINRISGLIIIGFGIAVLGNWI
- a CDS encoding alpha/beta hydrolase yields the protein MNKNHTSILTIALTICLIAMAGCTSTSSAPAQPQVTPSHNYPTVSFNATPVKHVQVNGVSLGYREFGSGEPLLMLAGFGETIDSWNQTFIGILATKYHVYTYDHRGMGYSSDSNGTHTVALYADDAAAIMPALGYDSMNVYGVSMGSSIAQQLVIDHPERVRKLVLDSVSYSVRIPETKTLLGILESVAAPNSTYPAGIRHEAEADLAWNGSWDKLPGIQKSVMMVEGTADVITPDAVAARMTTQINGSWLVRFKGLPHIGSQEAPVEYGMNGLDFLGMNESAPYAAP